GGGATTAATGGGTAAGCGGCTCGTTCGAATGATTGATTTCTCTACACTATTAGTTAGCGAAGATTTTCGAGTAAACCCGTTACTGGTAATAACATCGTTAACGGCACGGTGTTTCTACAACGTCCCTTTCTGTAGCTTGCACAAAAGAGTCGATTAATCCAGCATCACGGCGTATAGTGATCAATTTGAAAGGCTTGTACCCATAACGCTGCAAAAGGATCGGACTGTGCATTGGCTAGTAATGCAAAATTAAACTTAGCAACGTTGGAAAGATCGAGCGGCGTTTTTCCACCCGTAAATGCAGTGAAATAAAGGGTACACGTTCGAAATCGCGAAGTAGCCGGAAGCGTAATGTGGGGATGTACACCCCCATGAACGCCCGTTTGACGCAATTGCAGTACAACCGGTACATTCGCTTTGTACCGCAGTCGCAGCCACCGACTCTGGCTTAAATCCACTCGCCGGGCTTCTTCGCCCGAAGGGGTACGCGGGTCAATGGGGAACGAAAGTTCACCGTAACCTTTCACATTAAACTTGACGTAAGCACGTACTCGGCCTCGTTTTTCAATCAATGCTTGCCGCCCTTGCACAGGCTGTAGCTGTTGGGTTTGCTCGTCGTGTCCGGTTAGCCACTGCGAAAAACCGTCGAGCGTTAAAGGAGAGATCGGCTGAGCCTGTAGAGGAACCGTCTTCATCATCAAAACCAGGAAAGCAAGCAGGAAAAATCGCATGGATCGTTTCAAATAGGAATAAGTAAAACAAGCGTTTAGCTTCTGTAAGTCTATCTTCTAACAAATTTGTCAAAAATAAATTAGCGTGTATACCCTTCCGTTCGTAGTTTACCGCCAGTCCTGCTGCTTACCATAGCCGTATCATTTTTTCTACTTCTAAACCTTGATCATATGCGTTTATATTCTGGACTCTTTATTCTGTTTGCATGGCTTGGTTTCGGCTGTCATTCCCCGGAAAAATCCACTGAAACTGAAACAAAAAAAGGACGCGTTACCCTCCGGGGTAAAATCGTGGCTACTAAAAGTCCCCTTTTATATTTCCCCGTGGCAGAACACTTATACGATATTAAAGAGGATCGTTTACTAACCGAAGGGCGAGTTGATCAGGGAGGTAATTTCCAGATTCAATTTGATTTGGATGCACCAAAAGTTTTAAAAATTTTAGGTCGAAATGCGTACGTAACGCCGGGTGAAACCGTGGAATTGGCAATCACTATTCAAAAACCTTATGAGGGACTCGAACGGGTTCAATGGCAGGTAAAAGCTGACTATCCCGGCAATTATCTGTATTTTACGGATACAACCCTTGCTCCCCTACTTCCGCCATCTGGTTTTTCTGAGATGGCTGAGACCCCTTCTGTTAACGACCTCACAGCTCAAAAACAATTGCTGATTGATCAGCGAGCCAGGGCTGATTCTACCGTGGATCATTACGCGGGGCAAGCTATATCGCTCGGTTTTCAGCAATGGTTAAAAATGAAAAATAAATACGCTTATCTAAGTGCTTTACTGGATAATCTGCCGACGACGGACGAAGGTATGTTTAAACCTTATCCAGCTGAATACCTGGAAGAGTTAAAAGGTTTTCCTTGGAATTCAGATACCTCATACGCCAGTTTGCCTGATTATTATTACAGTTTACATAGGTATACTTTTCAAGCCCTTGCTCCCAAAAATCTGGATGACGCCATTGAGCTGATTGATCAAACGTATACGGGGCGTAACCGTGAGTATTTGTATTATGGGGTTATTCTTCAGCACCGCCGTACCCTTTGGGGAATTGCGGATCCTGAAGAGTTTAAACGGACGCGTAAAAACCTTTCTTACCTTTACAATCAAATCCACGACGAACGATTTACTTCTTTGTTGCACCAAATCGATAATGGAATACCCGCCGAAGTTCCTTTTACTGATTCAGTAAAAAACCTACTCGTAACGGATGTTAATGGCAAGGAATTTCGCTTGGAGGAAATCTTAAAACAGGTCAAAACGCCTTACATCTACGTAAATTTTTGGGAATCCGAGTGCAAGCCTTGTATGGATGATTTGAAATTTTATGAGGATTTTGCTAATTCTGACCTGACCTCCAAAATTACGTATCTGATGTTATCATCCGATCGGGATGACAAACATCACAAATGGGTGAATACCCATTATCGTTCAAACCTTCCCAAACAGTCTAGTTACCGGTTTAAAGGCGACGGGTATCAGGTCACCAAGCGAGCCTTTAATATTCGAATGCAACCTCGCTATACCATCGTTAGTGAACGTAACGTGCTTTTCCTAAATGTACCTGCTTTAAATCGTTATCAACGGCTAAGTAATTATCTCAAACTAGCTAGTATTTGAGGAAACACTACTAAATACAGATGGTTTTTCCATACCGTGTATAGATTTAGGTTTTCTAAGTATATTACTCAAAATGAATGAATTGAGTAGAAGATATAGCATTAGTCTTGCTGCTACCAACTCAACATTTTATTTTTGCTACTAACCTTTAGTACCCCGTCCCTTTTGATGAACGAGGTTCTAGTTATCCCAC
The genomic region above belongs to Siphonobacter curvatus and contains:
- a CDS encoding peroxiredoxin family protein, which codes for MRLYSGLFILFAWLGFGCHSPEKSTETETKKGRVTLRGKIVATKSPLLYFPVAEHLYDIKEDRLLTEGRVDQGGNFQIQFDLDAPKVLKILGRNAYVTPGETVELAITIQKPYEGLERVQWQVKADYPGNYLYFTDTTLAPLLPPSGFSEMAETPSVNDLTAQKQLLIDQRARADSTVDHYAGQAISLGFQQWLKMKNKYAYLSALLDNLPTTDEGMFKPYPAEYLEELKGFPWNSDTSYASLPDYYYSLHRYTFQALAPKNLDDAIELIDQTYTGRNREYLYYGVILQHRRTLWGIADPEEFKRTRKNLSYLYNQIHDERFTSLLHQIDNGIPAEVPFTDSVKNLLVTDVNGKEFRLEEILKQVKTPYIYVNFWESECKPCMDDLKFYEDFANSDLTSKITYLMLSSDRDDKHHKWVNTHYRSNLPKQSSYRFKGDGYQVTKRAFNIRMQPRYTIVSERNVLFLNVPALNRYQRLSNYLKLASI